A genome region from Phycisphaeraceae bacterium includes the following:
- the crtI gene encoding phytoene desaturase has protein sequence MSSHVVVVGGGLAGLAAAVELRSRGARVTVVERNAHLGGKMNVLSEKGFTFDMGPTILTMPQVIRGIIERTGRRPEDYLELIRLDPQWRCFYDDGVRLDLFENLDRMASEIERVTNAAGEGERYRRFIEYSRRMYRLSEKVFFYKDLGGMLDLIRRPPPRDPEVLRDVMAMRLHSTVAGTVHGYLREPHLRQMVEHFLQYVGSSPFLAPAILTLIASAQVDHGCWYSMGGTRAIAKSLERILREESVEIITGVGVERLLTEGSRARGVQLESGRTIFADAVVSNCDIQRTYRDLVGDSRSTAEQKRIARRYTPACSGVVLYLGLSRRYDHLLHHNFIFSKDSHQEFDDIYSRGIPARDPSLYVCAPSRSDPAQAPEGCEALYILIHTPFLRRGQQWEGPGGMLEGYRPIIIDKLKRHGMEDIERFITVERSLTPASIERLYNAEGGAIYGLASHGRLHGGFKPSNRSRVWRGLYLCGGSANPGPGVPMVLMSGVTAANALCEDFGCGDRVKPSGHAAVQAAESAHAVSSESWTSIPAN, from the coding sequence ATGAGTTCCCATGTGGTTGTCGTGGGAGGAGGTCTTGCCGGACTTGCCGCCGCCGTCGAGTTGCGCTCGAGGGGGGCTCGCGTCACGGTCGTGGAGCGAAACGCGCACCTCGGCGGCAAGATGAATGTCCTCTCTGAGAAGGGCTTCACCTTTGACATGGGGCCGACGATCCTCACGATGCCGCAGGTGATCAGAGGGATCATTGAGCGAACCGGGCGGCGGCCGGAGGACTACCTCGAGCTCATCAGGCTCGATCCGCAGTGGCGTTGCTTCTACGACGATGGGGTCCGGCTCGATCTCTTTGAGAATCTGGATCGCATGGCCAGCGAGATCGAGCGCGTCACCAATGCGGCAGGCGAAGGTGAGCGCTATCGGCGCTTCATCGAGTACAGCCGACGCATGTACCGCTTGAGCGAGAAGGTCTTCTTCTACAAGGACCTGGGGGGCATGCTGGACCTCATTCGACGGCCTCCGCCGCGCGATCCCGAGGTCCTGCGCGATGTCATGGCCATGCGTCTTCACAGCACCGTGGCCGGCACGGTCCACGGCTATCTGCGCGAGCCCCATCTCCGACAGATGGTCGAACACTTCCTCCAGTATGTCGGCTCCAGCCCCTTCCTCGCCCCCGCCATCCTCACGCTCATCGCCTCGGCGCAGGTTGATCATGGCTGCTGGTACAGCATGGGCGGCACGCGTGCGATCGCGAAGTCGCTCGAACGCATCCTCCGCGAGGAGTCGGTCGAGATCATCACGGGTGTGGGTGTGGAGCGCCTGTTGACCGAGGGAAGCCGCGCTCGCGGTGTGCAGCTTGAGAGTGGTCGGACAATCTTCGCCGATGCCGTCGTGAGCAACTGTGACATCCAGAGGACCTATCGAGATCTCGTCGGAGACAGCCGCTCAACGGCGGAGCAGAAGCGCATCGCGCGCCGCTACACACCCGCGTGCAGCGGCGTGGTTCTCTACCTCGGCTTGTCGCGTCGCTACGACCACCTGCTGCACCACAACTTCATCTTCAGCAAGGACAGTCATCAGGAGTTCGATGACATCTACTCCCGAGGCATCCCCGCGCGGGATCCTTCGCTCTATGTCTGTGCTCCGAGTCGAAGTGACCCCGCGCAAGCTCCCGAGGGCTGCGAAGCGCTCTACATCCTGATCCACACGCCGTTCCTTCGGCGCGGTCAGCAGTGGGAGGGGCCCGGTGGCATGCTCGAGGGCTATCGACCGATCATCATCGACAAGCTGAAGCGCCATGGCATGGAGGACATCGAGCGGTTCATCACGGTTGAGCGTTCGCTGACCCCGGCGTCGATCGAGCGCCTCTACAACGCCGAGGGCGGTGCGATCTACGGGCTCGCGTCGCACGGTCGCCTGCACGGCGGCTTCAAGCCATCGAATCGAAGCCGAGTCTGGCGCGGCCTCTACCTCTGCGGCGGCAGCGCGAATCCGGGGCCTGGTGTTCCGATGGTCCTGATGAGCGGAGTCACCGCGGCCAACGCGCTCTGCGAAGACTTCGGCTGTGGTGATCGAGTGAAGCCTTCGGGCCACGCCGCCGTTCAGGCCGCAGAGAGCGCCCATGCGGTATCGTCCGAGTCATGGACGAGCATTCCGGCGAACTGA
- a CDS encoding aldehyde dehydrogenase family protein, translated as MRRVIARESEFASAVSDELDRSPWETFTEEIEPLMASCRWHRRRGLALLRPRRLPGRAWWQFGQRHWKHRVPRGQVAIIATWNYPVQLLGIQLVQAITAGNRVVVKPSEYAPRTQGLLLECAKAAADDAHFPPEWITSVEATREAGRRLLEDERFDFVVFTGSTEVGRLVAARCAHLLTPSALELSGRDSAIVLADADLALAARSIWHALTMNGGQTCMAPRRVLVEEGAYRAFLSALAPLAAGARPRRLISAESAQRCHALVQEAIGQGARSVTGWVACPEGPEGRSLRPMAIVDCPTEGGLFEGRHFGPVMAVTPVASVDEALALDARGTQKLATSLFTGSPTVWRRSRRIADMKVGIITINDAVIPTGHPAASIGGVGESGWSLTRGEGGLQELTREVILSTSARRVRVPLEPPGASGERFLRKVARWLAGT; from the coding sequence GCGACGAGTCATCGCGCGCGAGTCGGAGTTCGCGAGCGCCGTCTCGGACGAACTCGATCGGTCGCCATGGGAGACCTTCACCGAGGAGATCGAGCCTTTGATGGCTTCCTGCCGCTGGCATCGGCGGCGGGGCCTCGCGCTCCTTCGACCTCGACGCCTGCCGGGCCGCGCGTGGTGGCAGTTCGGGCAGCGACACTGGAAGCACCGAGTTCCGCGTGGGCAAGTGGCCATCATTGCCACATGGAACTACCCGGTTCAGCTCCTTGGCATCCAACTTGTGCAGGCCATCACCGCGGGAAACCGCGTTGTCGTCAAACCGTCGGAGTACGCCCCGCGAACACAGGGACTTCTGCTTGAGTGCGCGAAGGCCGCGGCGGACGACGCGCACTTTCCGCCTGAGTGGATCACCTCGGTCGAGGCCACGCGCGAAGCCGGGCGCCGACTTCTCGAAGACGAGCGCTTCGACTTCGTGGTTTTCACGGGCTCGACCGAGGTGGGGCGACTCGTCGCAGCGCGCTGCGCCCACTTACTCACCCCCTCGGCGCTTGAACTCTCGGGGCGCGACTCGGCGATCGTTCTGGCCGACGCAGATCTTGCGCTCGCGGCCAGGTCGATCTGGCATGCCCTGACCATGAACGGCGGCCAGACCTGCATGGCGCCGCGGAGAGTCCTCGTGGAGGAAGGCGCCTATCGCGCCTTCCTCTCAGCCCTGGCACCGCTCGCTGCCGGAGCACGGCCGCGCAGGCTCATTTCCGCCGAGTCGGCGCAGCGCTGCCATGCCCTGGTGCAGGAGGCAATCGGGCAAGGGGCTCGGAGTGTCACCGGCTGGGTGGCGTGCCCGGAGGGGCCCGAAGGGCGCTCGCTCAGGCCCATGGCGATCGTTGACTGCCCGACAGAAGGCGGGCTCTTCGAGGGTCGCCACTTCGGGCCGGTGATGGCCGTGACTCCGGTGGCAAGTGTTGATGAGGCACTGGCCCTTGATGCGCGAGGCACCCAGAAACTCGCGACAAGCCTCTTCACCGGATCTCCGACAGTTTGGCGGAGATCACGGCGCATTGCGGACATGAAGGTCGGGATCATCACCATCAACGATGCGGTCATTCCCACCGGACATCCGGCGGCGTCCATCGGCGGAGTCGGCGAGAGCGGCTGGTCGCTGACCCGCGGTGAAGGGGGCTTGCAGGAACTCACGCGCGAGGTCATTCTCTCCACCTCGGCGAGGCGGGTGCGGGTCCCGCTTGAGCCGCCTGGTGCATCGGGAGAGCGATTCCTGCGAAAAGTGGCCCGATGGCTTGCAGGAACCTAA